The sequence GAAGGCCTGGAAGAAACTATGACTCGATTGATTCAGGTGGGACGTGCGGGTAGCTCCCACACCACCCACGGCGGTATCAACGGCGTGGTTCAGGAGGTATCCAAAAGCGTGGACTACAGCCTGATTGTCATTGGCCAGGTGTTTGAGAGCAAGGGCGCGGCCAAACAACGATTGAAACGTGACCTGGTCAGCCGTCTGACGGATAAATTCAGCTGCCCGGTGTTGTCGGCCGAAGATCTCAAGTCCAAGTATTTGTTCGGGCCCAAGCAGTTTATGCGGCTGATTTTGTCTCTGGGGCTGTCCGCCGTGCTGTATGTGATTGTATTCGGATTCCAGAAGCCGCTTCTGACGTTTGTCAGCGCCGGTCAAACCGGCGGAAACGTGACTCAAAAAATTTCGGCTGCCGTGGCTATCGCGTTGTTCATTCCCCTGGTTGCCTTCATTATCGGAGGGTTTTACCATAATTTTCTTAAATTGATTCGATTGGAATAGCAGGCCGCGCAAAATACCATGGTCCGCAAGGACGCATTGCATATGAACAACAAATTAAAAAAACAGGTCATTTTGACCACATATAATGCGAGGTGAAACATGCCGGGAATATTTGGAGATCTATTTATAACAATGACATGGGCAACGGCCTTTCAGGTGGCCTTGCTCGGGTTGATCGGCGGTATATTGAGCGGGTTTATCGGGTCCGGGGGAGCCTTTTTCATGACTCCCGGGATGATGAACCTTGGGGTGCCGGGGCCGGTGGCCGTGGCCAGTAACATCACCCACAAATTCGGCAAAGCCATGGTGGGCTCGAAAAAACACGGTGAAATGGGGAACGTGGACAAAAAGCTCTCTTTTTTCATGCTGATCACCGCATTTGCCGGTATCCGGCTGGCCGTTGTGGTTATGAAACTTTTGTTTGCCGGCAGCGGCGATTCCCATTCCACGGACCACGGTGCCGGGGCTGACCTATATATCAGTCTGGTCTTTGGCTTTATTCTTTCATTGGTGGCCCTGTCCATGCTCAGTGACATCATCAAATCCAAGGTATCGGATGAAAGCGGACCGTCCACCAAGATCGTGGATTTTCTGGCCCGGCTCAGGCTCTACCCCTTGATCTATTTTCCGGTGGCCGACGTGAAAGTCTCACTCTGGGTCATCATGACCTGCGGTCTGGCCACGGGCTATCTGGCCGGCACCATCGGCGTGGGCGGCTTTATCGGCGTACCGGCCATGATATACGTGTTCGGCGTTCCTGCGGCCGTGGCTGCCGGTAGCGAGCTTTACCTGGCCATGTACATGGGTGCCTTCGGTGCCTTGAACTATGCCTTTGAAGGCATGGTGGACATCCGGATGACCCTTCTGCTTTATGCCGGATCTCTTCTGGGGATTTACATCGGCGTATACGGCACCAAAGTGGTCAAGGAAATTGTCATCCGTGGGGTGACCGCCGTGATCATCCTGCTCTGCGTCATCAGCCGTATCGTTGCCATTCCCATTTATCTTCAGCAACTCGGTTACGTGAATTTCGATCCCAAGTACAACGAGTACCTGAACCTGGCCAGTAAAGGAATGCTTTATGTGGCCGGTTGCACGGGTGGTCTGATGATCCTTTTCTTTGTTGGACGGGCTTATTTCCAACGCCGCAAAATCGAAGCCAGTCTGTCACGGGGCATTGGAAAAAAAGACATGCAAACCCAAATGGAGGAGATAAGCCATGCATAAAGACAATATACGCATTATTGTGATCGACGATGAATCCATTGTGGGCAAACGCCTTAAACCAGCTCTTGAAAAAAACGGCGCCCAGGTCATCACCTTTGAGGACCCTGAAAAAGCCTTGGCGTCCTTTGACGAAGACCCCACCGACATCGTGGTTACCGATATCCGAATGGACAAAATCGACGGCATTGAAATTCTGGATCGTGTTCTGGCCAAGGAAAGCCGGACCAAGGTTATTCTCATCACCGGCTACGCCACCGTTGAAATCGCCCGGGAGGCCCTTTCCAAAGGGGCTTTTGATTTTATTGCCAAACCGTTTAAACCCAATGACCTGAGGGTCATTATCGAGCGAGCCGCTAAGAGCCTGTTTAAAAATTAGGGGATCGAAGCGAAATCACATGAGGATGAGAACCAATTTTCTCAAATTTTTTGTTAATAGCCGGACTATTGGCCGAAAATTTGAGGGAATTGGGGCCATTCTCATGTGATTGCAGCCGATTCATCTATTTTTAAACAGGCTCTAAAGAACTGACCGCATGATGTCATTCACTCAGGAGTGAATGACATGAATAAATTAAGGATCTCTCATGCCACTTTCTATATTTATTCAAAATATACGACTGAGCAGTATCCGGGCCAAGTTGATTGTGACCTTTATCGTGTTTTTCGGATTGTGCACGGCCGTTTCTCTGGGATCGATCTGGATGTTGTCGTCCATTGAAAAGAAGATTGATTTTTTGGATGTGGCTAACAATTTCATGGTGGAGATCCAGCAGGCCCGGCGTTTTGAAAAGAATTATCTGCTTTACAACACCAACCTTGCGGATGCCCGGGAACATCTCACCATGGCCAGTGCTATTCTGAGTACCAACAAGGACACCGTTGAGAAAATCCTGGGCAAAAACCATACGGCCACCATGATTCAGTATATGACCGAATACTCGGATCAGATCGCCCATTTAAACAAAACCAAGGACATAGAACTGTTGCGCCAATCGGGCAGCCAGTTGGTCAAACTGGCCGACGAGTTTGTAACCAAGGAACGTGAAGCGGTCACCCGCATGTTCAAGCTGGCACAGCGCGCCCCCATCGTTTTTACCATCATTCTTGCCCTGTTTATGGTGGCGATTTTTGTGACATTGGCGCGCCAGCTGGTGCTTTCCCTCAATCGCTTTATGAATTACACCAAGCGCATCGGGGAGGGGGATTTTACTCCTATTCAGTACCCCAAGCATCATTCGGACGAATTTTCCAAGCTGGCCGACGGCTTCAATCATATGGTTCAGGAGCTGGACCATCGCCAGGAGATCCTTGTTCAATCCCACAAACTCAGGGCTATCGGCACCCTGGTGGCCGGGGTGGCTCACGAATTGAACAACCCTTTGAACAATTCCATGCTCACGGCATCCATGCTCAAGGAGGATTTCGATATCCTGGAACAGGATGATAAAATGGAGATGATTGATGATTTGATTCACGAAACCGAGCGTTCCCAGCGCATCGTACGGGAACTGCTTGATTTTGCACGGGAAACCGAAACCAATATCAAACCCTTGAAAATCGACGAGATTCTCAGGGATTCCATCCGCCTGGTGGCCAATCAGATGAAAATGGCCAAAATTAAAATGGAAGTTGATATCCAGGACGGCCTCCCGCCGGTTCACGGTGACGAGCAAATGCTCAAACAAGTGTTTGTCAACCTGATTCTCAATGCTGTTGATGCCTTGCCCCCCAAAGGTACCATCAAAACATCCATTCTCAAAGACCAAAAGCCCGGTTTTGTGGTGGTTAACATCAGTGATGACGGCCCGGGAATCCCCGAGCACATCAAGGACCGGATTTTCGAACCGTTTTTCACCACCAAATCCAAAGGCAAAGGAACGGGCCTGGGCCTGTCCGTTTCCCGGGGCATTGTCCGTAAGCTGGGCGGGTATATCACCTTGGACAGTGAAGAAGGAAAGGGCACGGCCTTTAATGTGGCCCTTCCCACCACCCTTCTGCCCTCACGCGTGCACGGCATTCAGTAACTTGATTGTATCGGAATTTCCATTTCCTGGTAGCTCATAGTTCATACTATAGTACTCCAACTTTGGTTTTTCCAGGTATGCATTTTGCTTGGTTCAATAATAGCTTCGTATACAGAATGTTGTTCTGAAGCATACCAAAGTTGAAGTAAAATATTCAGGCAAAATGCTGCATAACAATATATGTGCCAAGAAAGACCTAAGTTGGATGACTATATATATGGAAGTTAACTTCAGACTAATATGTTATTTATCCGTTAATTCAAGAGCTTAACAAGGTTTATATTCACCAAATTGGTGAAAGATAAATGCAGCTAATTAATTGATTTCACATTAAAATCAGAAATTAGATGGTGGATTTGGGGAAAGCAGCAGGCATGTCATTTGCCGAGAGAAACGGCCGCCTCATGATTGGGAAAAAAGATTAGAAAACATCTTTGTTTTATAACCGGGCTTAACGTGCTAATTTTGTTGAAAGTATTGAAAAAGGAAACGGTTATGACTGAAAAAAATTCGATATCAGGCCCTCAGAGTGATAAAAAAAAGTGGATGATCCTCGGTGCAGTGATGTTAGGTGTCATTATGGGGCCTATTGATGGGAGTATTGTCAATGTGGTCCTTCCCACAATTGCCAACTATTTCCAAAGTGACTATGCTCTGGTGCAGTGGGTTCCGACCATATATCTTCTTGCTATTTGCTCCTTTATCCTGGTCTACGGCAGACTGGGGGACATGTTGGGCTACAAACGGATTTTTCTCATCGGACTGGCCTGCTTCTCAGGTGCATCTCTGCTGTGCGGATTGTCTCGGAACATCTGGATGTTAATCATCTTTCGGGCCGTTCAGGGGGTCACCGTATCGATGCAGATGGCCTTAGGCATGGCTATTATCACTTCGGCGTTTCATCCAATGGAACGTGGCAAAGCCATCGGCATCTATGCCACCGCTATTGCTTTAGGCCTGATGATAGGACCGGCTATAGGTGGTGTAATTGCTCATTATTTGAGTTGGAGATTCGTCTTTTTCGTCAATATCCCCATCGGTATCATTGCCTTTTTCTGGGGCCGCCGGGTAATTCCTCCGGGAAAAAAAAAGCCGGGTCAACGCCTGGATATGGCCGGCGCCGCCCTGGCATTCGGTTTTCTCTTCAGCATAATGCTTTATGCGAATCGAGGTGAAACTTTTGGGTGGTTTTCCGGATGGGGATTTGTGTTGCTGCTGTGTACCATATTATTAGGATGGCTTTTCGTTCATGTTGAACGAAGAGTGGCGCAGCCCATGCTGAATCTCAAAATTTTTTCCAACCGCCGCTTCAGTTTTGCCTGCCTGAGTTCCATGCTGAATTTTATAGGACTTTATACCGTAGTTTTCCTAACACCTTGGTACCTCGCTGATGCATTGCAAAAGGATGTTTTTATCGTCGGCATGGTGATGATGGCTTTTGCTCTGCTCACATTTTTCATCGGACCGCTGAGTGGAGCGTTGTCGGACCGTATCGGCTACCGAGGTCTTGGTATTGCCGGCATGCTGATCCACGCCTCGGGATTAGTGCTGCTCAGCAGGTTGGACACCAGCGCGGGCAACCTGAATGTGGCCTGGCGTTTGGCGGTTTGCGGATTTGGGGCGGGCATGTTCCAGAGCCCGATCAACAGTGCTGTAATGGGTAGTGCACCGGCTCAATTCCGGGGTATCGCGTCCAGCCTGTTAGCCGCCATGCGCAATACCGGCATGGCCTTCGGTATTGCTGTGTCCGGCGCCGTCGTATACAACCTTGCACCATTCACCACCCGAGGCCAAGCCGGACCATTCAGTGGCGCCCAACTCGATATCTTCATTAACGGTTTGCATTGGAGCTATTTGACCGGTGCTTTGTTTTCCTTGCTGTCTGCAGTTGCTGTGTTTTTTTCAAAAAGCGACATGAGTTCGTCAATCGGGGATTAGGACATTCAATGAATAGCATACAAAAACAGTTTCCGATCATGCGGGGCCTGCTGCCAATACGGTGGCCGAAGGTTCCAGGTGAAGTTATCGCCGGTGTAACCCTAGCGGCCCTGGCTATTCCAGAAGTAATGGGCTATACCAGGATCGCGGGAACGCCCATCATCACAGGCATCTACACGATGCTCATCCCGGCCGGCCTGTTCGCCGTGTTCGGGTCATCCCGCCACTTGGTCGTGGGGGCAGATTCGGCGACCGCCGCCATGCTATCGGTTGGCCTTGCTGGTCTCGCCGTGAAGGAGTCCGCTGACTATGTTGCCCTGGCGGGGGTGCTGGCCTTGATGGTGGCGGGTTTTCTGATGATAGCGCGGGTTTTCCGGCTTGGGTTTCTCGCAAACTTTCTCTCCCGTACCGTCCTAGTCGGATTTCTTACCGGGGTTGGTATCCAGGTAGGGCTGGGGCAAATCCAGGGGATGCTGGGTATCCACCGTGCAGCGCACGGGATATTCAGCCAGCTCGTCACTGTCTGGCGGCAAATCGGCCAATTCCAGCCCTATTCGTTGTGCCTATCGATTGCTGTGATTTTCACCATTATTGGCTTGAAACGGATCTCAGAGCGGATTCCCGGGGAGCTGATTGCCGTGTCCGGCGCCATTACAGCGAGCTGGATCTGGGATTTTAAGGCGAAGGGAGTCGCTGTCCTGGGTGATGTGCCGAGTGGATTACCGGAGATAGGGGTGCCTGATATCAATTGTAGCTGGGCGCTTATAGAGCAGCTTCTTCCGATCGCTTTTGGCATGTTTATTGTCATCCTCGCGCAGAGTGCCGCCACCTCCCGGGCTTATTCCGACCGCCATGGTGAATACCTGGACGAAGACAGCGATCTCGTAGGTCTTAGTATGGCAAATATTGGTGCCGGCTTATCAGGTACTTTCGTTGTTAACGGCAGTCCGACAAAAACCCAGATAATCGACAGTGCCGGTGGAAGCAGTCAGTTGACCCAACTCTCCGCAGCCGTCGTCGTAATGCTGGTACTGCTCTTCTTCACCGCACCGCTGGCCTATATGCCGGAGTCCGTGCTTGCCGCAGTGGTCTTTCTGATCGGTGCGAAACTGATTGACATAAAAGGATTGAAAAAAATCTATGCCGAGCGTCCCTGGGAATTCTGGGTCGCCGTGACCACGACGGTGGTTATTGTATTCTGGGGGGTTGAACAGGGTATCCTGCTGGCGATTTTTCTTTCGCTGATAGTCCATACACGCCACGGCTACCGGCCGAAAAATACACTTATGATCATGACCGGGGCCGGGAAATGGCATTCGTTTCCCATCAGCCCCCAGAATCAGGCTGCACCCGGCCTGATGATCTACCACTTCAGCCACAGTATATACTATGCCAATTGTGTGCAGCTTAAAGAAGAGGTAAAAACCTTGGTCAAAAACGCGGAACCACAGTTGAGATGGTTTTGCATCGACTGCGTTGCTGTCGATGACATCGATTTCACGGCAGCCGAAACCCTATTCATTCTGCTGGATCTGCTTAGTAAACGAAACATTCGTCTCGTTTTTGTTGCCGTATCGGATGAAGTGAGGAACGAGCTTGATCGTTCCGGTTTGTCCGAATGGATGGGCTGCGAGGCGTACTTCACTTCCATTGAAGACGTAGTCGTGGCCTATGAACACCGCCACAACTAAATGAATATAACCTTATTACAGGCCCTGGACAATTCAAAAAATTGTAAGCAGCGTCTTTATCGACCTCCACGTCTTTGTTTTTCACAATGCCCTGGTATAAATTTTCGTTGTGAAATGCCAGGTTAAATAGGGCTGTGAAAATGGCAAGCGGTGATGCACCTTTTTTGAATTTTGCAAAATAATCACTGAGTACGCCAATCTGTTCTGAATTTGTTATTTGATTTTGTACGTCGGTAAGGGTAGTATTAATTTTGACGAATTTCCTTTGCCTGAAATGTTTGTTTAGTGGTAAACAAAGCTTATTGTATAAAGCGAAATTCGTCAATTTAAACTGTATATTCGATCTGTTATATTTTTATTTGCTGTCTTTTTTAATTACCGAAAGTTGATTCTAATTTTTAATTATTCTGGCAAAAAACCAGAGAACAATAATTGTAGAATTTTAATTTACCACAGGAAAATACCATGTTTAAAAAATTACTGATTGCACTTGCCCTATTGATATTCTCGGGATGTCAACCCCAGGAGCGGGATTGGAATCCCATCTTCGAAGACACCCATTTCAACTATTTCAACACTAGAATAGAAAAGTCTTTGGCCCTCGTAGACGAGCTTGTCAGAAGTCCGGAAGGGGTTTTGCAGGAAAATCTTGAGCTCATACGTCAGCAATTGCTTAAGCTCAAGGACTACTACGTTCCTATCACGACCGTAAGACAGGAAGTGTATGATGCTGAAAGATATCTGAAAATAAAGGACACAGGGAAAGCAAAAGAATTACTCAGGCGTGCCAGGTCTAAAGTGATCTCCCTTCTGGGCAGTACGGACAATTCAGTCTTTGATAAGGTGGTGGTGGAGCTGACATCCATGATTGATGAAACCCTGGCCAGCCTTGAGCATAACGATGTGGATACAGCTTACATCCGGCTGAAAACTTTAGGCGCACATGTTAACCAAATGCTCTACAAGGGCGAACTGGTCCTTTCCGGTACCGAATTTGAGAAGTAAAACCATAGCCGGACCTGAATGTCACCTTAATTATTTAATGAAAAAATTTACATACAAACCCGTATTTAAAAAAGATACTGGAAAATCTACTATTATATAAACCTTTAAAAGAAAGGAGATCAAACATGAAACATCCGGAACGTATTCTCGTTGTATCCATGGGTACGAAACAAGCCCTTGAAGCCGTTCAGTGGGGAATTTCTTTCGCCCGCAATTACGGGGCGGAACTTTTTATCACCCATATCGTGCACAACCCCTTTGGGCTCGAAGGCTGGAGTCTGCCCATATCCTCAGCCAAGGTTATAGAGGACGAGTTCACAAAAATACTTGAGGATGCCCGC comes from uncultured Desulfobacter sp. and encodes:
- a CDS encoding ATP-binding protein, which produces MPLSIFIQNIRLSSIRAKLIVTFIVFFGLCTAVSLGSIWMLSSIEKKIDFLDVANNFMVEIQQARRFEKNYLLYNTNLADAREHLTMASAILSTNKDTVEKILGKNHTATMIQYMTEYSDQIAHLNKTKDIELLRQSGSQLVKLADEFVTKEREAVTRMFKLAQRAPIVFTIILALFMVAIFVTLARQLVLSLNRFMNYTKRIGEGDFTPIQYPKHHSDEFSKLADGFNHMVQELDHRQEILVQSHKLRAIGTLVAGVAHELNNPLNNSMLTASMLKEDFDILEQDDKMEMIDDLIHETERSQRIVRELLDFARETETNIKPLKIDEILRDSIRLVANQMKMAKIKMEVDIQDGLPPVHGDEQMLKQVFVNLILNAVDALPPKGTIKTSILKDQKPGFVVVNISDDGPGIPEHIKDRIFEPFFTTKSKGKGTGLGLSVSRGIVRKLGGYITLDSEEGKGTAFNVALPTTLLPSRVHGIQ
- a CDS encoding sulfite exporter TauE/SafE family protein; this encodes MTWATAFQVALLGLIGGILSGFIGSGGAFFMTPGMMNLGVPGPVAVASNITHKFGKAMVGSKKHGEMGNVDKKLSFFMLITAFAGIRLAVVVMKLLFAGSGDSHSTDHGAGADLYISLVFGFILSLVALSMLSDIIKSKVSDESGPSTKIVDFLARLRLYPLIYFPVADVKVSLWVIMTCGLATGYLAGTIGVGGFIGVPAMIYVFGVPAAVAAGSELYLAMYMGAFGALNYAFEGMVDIRMTLLLYAGSLLGIYIGVYGTKVVKEIVIRGVTAVIILLCVISRIVAIPIYLQQLGYVNFDPKYNEYLNLASKGMLYVAGCTGGLMILFFVGRAYFQRRKIEASLSRGIGKKDMQTQMEEISHA
- a CDS encoding SulP family inorganic anion transporter, with protein sequence MNSIQKQFPIMRGLLPIRWPKVPGEVIAGVTLAALAIPEVMGYTRIAGTPIITGIYTMLIPAGLFAVFGSSRHLVVGADSATAAMLSVGLAGLAVKESADYVALAGVLALMVAGFLMIARVFRLGFLANFLSRTVLVGFLTGVGIQVGLGQIQGMLGIHRAAHGIFSQLVTVWRQIGQFQPYSLCLSIAVIFTIIGLKRISERIPGELIAVSGAITASWIWDFKAKGVAVLGDVPSGLPEIGVPDINCSWALIEQLLPIAFGMFIVILAQSAATSRAYSDRHGEYLDEDSDLVGLSMANIGAGLSGTFVVNGSPTKTQIIDSAGGSSQLTQLSAAVVVMLVLLFFTAPLAYMPESVLAAVVFLIGAKLIDIKGLKKIYAERPWEFWVAVTTTVVIVFWGVEQGILLAIFLSLIVHTRHGYRPKNTLMIMTGAGKWHSFPISPQNQAAPGLMIYHFSHSIYYANCVQLKEEVKTLVKNAEPQLRWFCIDCVAVDDIDFTAAETLFILLDLLSKRNIRLVFVAVSDEVRNELDRSGLSEWMGCEAYFTSIEDVVVAYEHRHN
- a CDS encoding response regulator; this encodes MHKDNIRIIVIDDESIVGKRLKPALEKNGAQVITFEDPEKALASFDEDPTDIVVTDIRMDKIDGIEILDRVLAKESRTKVILITGYATVEIAREALSKGAFDFIAKPFKPNDLRVIIERAAKSLFKN
- a CDS encoding MFS transporter, giving the protein MTEKNSISGPQSDKKKWMILGAVMLGVIMGPIDGSIVNVVLPTIANYFQSDYALVQWVPTIYLLAICSFILVYGRLGDMLGYKRIFLIGLACFSGASLLCGLSRNIWMLIIFRAVQGVTVSMQMALGMAIITSAFHPMERGKAIGIYATAIALGLMIGPAIGGVIAHYLSWRFVFFVNIPIGIIAFFWGRRVIPPGKKKPGQRLDMAGAALAFGFLFSIMLYANRGETFGWFSGWGFVLLLCTILLGWLFVHVERRVAQPMLNLKIFSNRRFSFACLSSMLNFIGLYTVVFLTPWYLADALQKDVFIVGMVMMAFALLTFFIGPLSGALSDRIGYRGLGIAGMLIHASGLVLLSRLDTSAGNLNVAWRLAVCGFGAGMFQSPINSAVMGSAPAQFRGIASSLLAAMRNTGMAFGIAVSGAVVYNLAPFTTRGQAGPFSGAQLDIFINGLHWSYLTGALFSLLSAVAVFFSKSDMSSSIGD